In a genomic window of Bradyrhizobium sp. LLZ17:
- a CDS encoding DUF1348 family protein: MSRPPLPPFTRETAAQKARMAEDAWNSRDPVRVSLAYTEDSRWRNRSEVFQGRQAIVAFLTRKWEKEHDYRLTKDLWAFDGNRIAVRFQYEWHDASGQWYRSYGNEQWEYDERGLMKRREASINDIAIAEKDRRFHWPASGPRPADVAGLGTDPF, from the coding sequence ATGTCGCGCCCGCCGCTTCCGCCGTTCACCCGTGAAACTGCCGCGCAAAAGGCGCGCATGGCCGAGGACGCCTGGAATTCGCGTGATCCGGTGCGTGTGTCGCTGGCCTATACCGAGGACAGCCGCTGGCGCAATCGCTCGGAAGTCTTCCAGGGCCGCCAAGCCATCGTCGCATTCCTCACCCGCAAATGGGAGAAGGAGCACGACTACCGGCTAACCAAGGACCTCTGGGCTTTCGACGGCAACCGCATCGCGGTGCGCTTCCAGTACGAATGGCACGATGCGTCCGGCCAGTGGTATCGCTCCTACGGCAACGAGCAATGGGAGTACGACGAGCGTGGCTTGATGAAGCGGCGAGAAGCCTCGATCAACGATATTGCGATCGCGGAGAAGGATCGCAGGTTTCACTGGCCTGCGTCGGGGCCGCGGCCTGCGGATGTTGCGGGACTGGGAACCGATCCTTTCTGA
- a CDS encoding HAD family hydrolase: MKPVLVFDWNGTLLDDAYALLETTNAILDRFGRTTIDMKTFREHCDVPLSLLFRSLGLSQDELATVDRDGSEMFHDAYEALAGRADLREGARRVLELARREGASSIIVSNHIVDPLRYQLRRLGINDCIDDVLAFESRDTQYKSTSKGERLRLYMQKNNLKPASTFIVGDMPIETDIARNLGLISIAITGGFVSEARLQAAHPDYTINNLHELLPILRSHGFFGMHKS, translated from the coding sequence ATGAAACCGGTTCTCGTCTTCGATTGGAATGGAACACTGCTCGACGACGCCTACGCACTGCTCGAAACCACCAATGCAATACTAGATCGCTTTGGTCGCACAACGATCGACATGAAGACTTTTCGGGAACATTGCGACGTTCCGCTGTCTCTTCTTTTTCGCAGCCTCGGACTATCGCAAGACGAGCTTGCGACGGTGGATCGCGATGGGAGTGAAATGTTTCACGACGCCTACGAGGCTCTTGCGGGCAGAGCCGACCTGCGCGAGGGTGCGCGCAGAGTCTTGGAGTTGGCGCGCCGAGAAGGGGCTTCGTCCATCATCGTGAGCAACCATATAGTCGACCCTCTGCGCTACCAATTGAGAAGACTTGGAATCAATGACTGCATCGACGATGTGCTCGCGTTTGAAAGCCGCGACACGCAATACAAATCGACGAGCAAAGGAGAGCGACTTCGTCTATACATGCAGAAGAACAACTTGAAGCCGGCGTCAACCTTCATTGTCGGCGATATGCCGATCGAAACGGATATTGCACGGAATCTCGGACTGATAAGTATAGCCATTACCGGGGGATTTGTTTCCGAGGCGCGCCTGCAAGCGGCGCATCCAGACTACACGATTAACAACCTTCATGAGCTGTTGCCAATCTTACGAAGCCACGGTTTTTTCGGAATGCACAAATCATGA
- a CDS encoding LysR family transcriptional regulator, giving the protein MNLRQLEILRAVIRHRTTVAAADELALSQPAVSNALKAMEAQAGFALFERVNNRLFPTAEAMALYKESEAIFALHAKLENRVRDLRENRSGHLAIVATPPLAYSIIPSALSGFLRRRPETRVFFDVRRYEGIIEGVLSRVAELGFALGLTHHPGIAHEVVHTGEMVCVMPPQHPLAERPVISASDLSCLPFIGLERGTRLGEAVRDSFARAGAPFQPTVEVRYCNTACVLAAAGVGAAVVDPFSPRQNGGHGLVVRPFMPTTRAVAYMLWSEAEPLSRLAKAFLSEVREQSASLETATPHEYKAGSD; this is encoded by the coding sequence ATGAACCTGCGCCAGCTCGAGATCCTGCGTGCCGTCATCCGCCATCGCACCACGGTAGCGGCGGCCGACGAACTGGCGCTGTCGCAGCCCGCCGTCAGCAACGCGCTGAAGGCGATGGAAGCGCAGGCAGGCTTTGCGCTGTTCGAGCGCGTCAACAACCGGCTGTTTCCGACCGCGGAAGCCATGGCGCTCTACAAGGAGAGCGAGGCGATCTTCGCGCTGCACGCCAAGCTCGAGAACCGCGTCCGCGATCTGCGCGAGAACCGCTCCGGCCATCTCGCCATCGTGGCGACGCCGCCGCTCGCCTACAGCATCATTCCGTCCGCACTGTCAGGCTTCCTGCGCCGGCGGCCCGAGACGCGGGTATTTTTCGACGTGCGGCGCTATGAGGGCATCATCGAGGGCGTGCTCAGCCGTGTCGCCGAACTCGGCTTCGCGCTCGGGCTGACGCATCATCCCGGCATCGCACATGAGGTCGTGCATACCGGCGAAATGGTGTGCGTGATGCCGCCGCAGCATCCGCTCGCGGAACGGCCCGTCATCTCGGCCTCGGACCTGTCCTGCCTGCCCTTCATCGGGCTCGAACGTGGCACGCGGCTCGGCGAGGCCGTGCGGGACAGCTTTGCCCGTGCCGGCGCGCCGTTCCAGCCGACTGTCGAGGTGCGCTATTGCAACACGGCCTGCGTGCTCGCGGCCGCCGGTGTCGGCGCGGCGGTCGTCGACCCCTTCTCGCCACGGCAGAACGGCGGCCACGGCCTCGTCGTCCGGCCGTTCATGCCGACGACGCGTGCGGTGGCCTACATGCTGTGGTCGGAAGCCGAACCGCTGTCGCGGCTGGCAAAGGCCTTTCTCAGCGAGGTCCGCGAGCAAAGCGCATCGCTGGAGACCGCGACGCCACACGAATACAAGGCAGGGAGCGACTGA
- a CDS encoding type II toxin-antitoxin system HipA family toxin, with translation MMMITQVRAPNTIQSLDVLLQDLKVGTVVRTPGDFNAFSLDPAYRAMERPPILSLSLRSVHGGLRKDPKPVAHMLPAFFANMLPEDKLREAMEKHHAGVVRQGNDFDLLAALGADLPGAVRVLPSDGGTTIAARENPGEIKARFSLAGVQMKLSVTKNTGKGGGLTLPIGDEQGQYIAKFPSTNLIGLSENEFAILALSEALGMDVPERELVEKSDFEGIPEEFNTLSTGKVLLVKRFDRGPAGRRIHIEDFAQIFGRQPSKKYDDASYHDIASALNVAVSTGAALEFVRRLALAALVGNGDMHLKNWSTIYPGDGCAPAIAPVYDVLSTTAYFPKDNMALSLGGEKSFKGLTPDRWRKFANRARLPEPAVISAVEEVVSSANDHWWNLPERDVVPTAVIEKIDAKIREMSLVLDPGDPPKSLRNA, from the coding sequence ATGATGATGATTACCCAGGTCCGCGCCCCTAATACCATCCAGTCGCTCGACGTGCTTCTTCAAGATCTCAAGGTCGGAACGGTCGTGCGTACGCCAGGCGATTTCAACGCCTTCAGTCTCGACCCAGCCTATCGAGCCATGGAAAGGCCTCCGATCTTGAGCCTCTCGTTGCGCTCCGTCCATGGTGGCCTCCGTAAGGACCCGAAGCCTGTAGCGCACATGCTGCCGGCGTTCTTCGCAAACATGTTGCCCGAGGACAAGCTCCGCGAGGCGATGGAAAAGCATCATGCGGGAGTCGTGAGGCAGGGAAACGACTTTGATCTATTGGCGGCGCTCGGCGCGGACTTGCCAGGCGCGGTCCGCGTCCTACCGAGCGACGGCGGCACTACGATAGCGGCTCGAGAAAATCCAGGCGAGATCAAAGCTCGGTTTTCCTTGGCGGGAGTTCAGATGAAGCTGTCTGTGACGAAGAACACGGGCAAGGGGGGCGGCCTGACTTTGCCAATCGGCGACGAGCAAGGTCAGTACATCGCGAAATTTCCTTCGACCAATCTGATAGGATTGTCGGAAAACGAGTTCGCGATCTTGGCGTTATCCGAGGCCCTCGGAATGGATGTACCGGAACGCGAGCTTGTAGAAAAATCCGATTTCGAGGGAATACCCGAAGAGTTCAACACCCTGTCGACCGGCAAGGTCCTGCTGGTGAAGCGTTTCGACCGAGGACCCGCAGGCCGCCGAATTCACATCGAAGACTTCGCTCAAATCTTCGGCCGCCAGCCATCCAAAAAATACGATGACGCTTCGTACCACGACATCGCCTCCGCGCTGAATGTGGCGGTATCGACAGGAGCCGCACTAGAATTTGTTCGTCGACTAGCCCTTGCCGCGCTTGTCGGCAACGGCGACATGCACTTGAAGAATTGGTCCACGATATACCCGGGCGACGGTTGCGCGCCGGCGATCGCCCCCGTGTACGACGTCCTATCGACCACCGCATATTTTCCAAAGGACAATATGGCCCTGTCGTTGGGAGGAGAGAAATCGTTCAAGGGTCTTACGCCGGACCGTTGGCGAAAGTTTGCCAATCGGGCGCGGCTGCCCGAACCGGCGGTCATCTCGGCCGTCGAGGAAGTCGTTTCGTCCGCGAACGATCATTGGTGGAATCTCCCGGAGCGGGATGTCGTTCCGACCGCCGTCATCGAGAAGATCGATGCCAAAATCAGGGAGATGAGCTTGGTTCTAGATCCCGGGGACCCTCCGAAGTCTTTGCGTAACGCTTGA
- the ybgC gene encoding tol-pal system-associated acyl-CoA thioesterase yields the protein MTASLDGEIRGGRHHMQVRVYFEDTDSGQIVYHANFLRFMERGRTNYLRLLGTNQQALLKQAKNDAPGLAFVVRSMTIDFLRPAVLDDILDVVTVPQEVRGASIALLQECRRGDDLLVAARVRVAFISAGKAQRIPKSLRLAMEGHR from the coding sequence GTGACAGCCTCTCTTGATGGCGAAATTCGCGGCGGCCGCCATCATATGCAGGTCCGGGTCTATTTCGAAGATACCGACTCCGGCCAGATTGTTTATCACGCAAATTTCTTGCGCTTCATGGAACGCGGCAGAACAAACTACTTGCGCTTGCTCGGAACGAATCAGCAAGCATTACTCAAACAAGCCAAGAACGATGCGCCCGGTCTTGCCTTCGTTGTGCGCTCGATGACAATCGATTTTCTAAGACCGGCGGTCTTGGATGACATTCTTGACGTCGTCACAGTCCCGCAAGAGGTGAGGGGCGCGTCGATTGCCTTGCTGCAGGAATGCAGGCGCGGCGACGATCTCCTCGTCGCAGCACGTGTACGGGTAGCGTTTATCTCAGCTGGAAAGGCGCAGCGCATCCCGAAGTCGCTGCGGCTCGCTATGGAGGGGCATAGATAA
- a CDS encoding YbgC/FadM family acyl-CoA thioesterase, with the protein MVSCCDIVKPEFSGIVYHANYLRFMERGRTNHLRLMGAEQQALFEQAATENSSFAFVVRSMHLDFLKPARMDDVLDVVTWPIAVKGASIMLAQEVRRGVDVLVKAEVRVAFISGGRAQPIPKSIRALMKADLIS; encoded by the coding sequence TTGGTATCCTGTTGCGATATCGTCAAACCAGAGTTTTCCGGCATCGTCTATCACGCCAATTATCTGCGCTTCATGGAGCGGGGACGCACCAACCATCTGCGGCTGATGGGCGCCGAGCAACAGGCGCTGTTCGAGCAGGCCGCGACGGAAAATTCGAGCTTCGCCTTCGTCGTCCGCTCGATGCATCTGGACTTCCTCAAGCCGGCGCGGATGGATGACGTGCTCGACGTCGTGACCTGGCCGATCGCGGTGAAGGGCGCATCCATCATGCTGGCGCAGGAGGTGCGGCGCGGCGTGGACGTGCTAGTGAAGGCCGAGGTGCGCGTCGCCTTCATCAGCGGCGGCCGCGCCCAGCCGATCCCGAAATCGATCCGCGCCTTGATGAAGGCTGATCTGATTTCGTGA
- a CDS encoding helix-turn-helix domain-containing protein has translation MERDSEATHQLGRLLRDARKQAGLTQQQVAQRAGISRPRYRDIEQGDAAARANTLINVARALGMELMLIPQAMVPGVNALLRPSDDEDRPAFTTDTDDDDYPGPRP, from the coding sequence ATGGAGCGGGACTCAGAAGCGACCCACCAGCTAGGACGGCTCCTCCGTGACGCGAGGAAACAAGCGGGCCTGACTCAACAGCAGGTGGCCCAACGCGCAGGCATTTCCAGGCCACGTTACCGGGATATCGAACAAGGCGACGCTGCTGCGCGGGCGAACACGCTTATCAACGTCGCGCGCGCGCTCGGCATGGAGTTGATGCTGATCCCACAAGCAATGGTCCCTGGCGTCAACGCTCTGCTTCGCCCTTCCGACGACGAAGACCGACCGGCATTCACAACCGACACGGATGATGATGATTACCCAGGTCCGCGCCCCTAA
- a CDS encoding N-carbamoyl-D-amino-acid hydrolase codes for MVRVLRAAAAQMGPTQRADAREHTLRRMLALLEEAAGRGASLVVFPELAFTTFFPRWLLEGEALDQYFERSIPNPAVTKLFDRARVLRVGFYVGYAELTPNGRRYNCAILVDRDGEILGRYRKVHLPGSVEPRPGARYQQLEKRYFDYGDLGFPAFRAGSAWAHAIMGMMICNDRRWPESWRVLGLQGVELVCIGYNSAAYDPNGGVSEDASLRTFHSTLVTQANAYMNATWAISVAKAGEEDGSGLIGGSCIVDPNGCIVAQAATLSDEVIVADVDLNLCRQGKDKMFNFAAHRRPEQYRVLTERAGVIEPAVLDAD; via the coding sequence TTGGTTCGTGTCCTTCGTGCCGCCGCGGCCCAGATGGGGCCGACGCAAAGAGCAGACGCGCGTGAGCATACGCTTCGGCGGATGCTCGCGCTGCTCGAGGAGGCGGCTGGCCGCGGCGCGAGTCTCGTAGTGTTTCCCGAGCTTGCCTTCACCACCTTCTTCCCCCGCTGGCTGCTGGAGGGCGAGGCGCTCGACCAGTATTTCGAGCGCAGCATTCCGAATCCGGCCGTCACAAAACTGTTCGACCGTGCGCGGGTGCTGCGCGTCGGCTTCTATGTCGGCTATGCCGAGCTGACGCCGAATGGTCGCCGCTACAATTGCGCCATCCTGGTCGACCGCGACGGCGAAATTCTCGGTCGCTATCGCAAGGTGCATCTGCCGGGCTCGGTCGAGCCGCGCCCGGGCGCGCGATATCAGCAACTCGAGAAGCGCTATTTCGATTATGGCGACCTTGGCTTTCCCGCGTTCCGCGCCGGCTCGGCCTGGGCCCATGCGATCATGGGCATGATGATCTGCAACGATCGCCGTTGGCCGGAATCCTGGCGCGTGCTCGGGTTGCAAGGCGTCGAGCTCGTCTGCATCGGCTACAATTCGGCCGCCTACGATCCCAATGGCGGCGTCAGCGAAGACGCCTCCTTGCGCACCTTCCACTCGACGCTGGTGACGCAGGCCAACGCCTACATGAACGCGACCTGGGCGATCTCGGTCGCCAAGGCCGGCGAGGAGGACGGCTCCGGGCTGATCGGCGGCTCCTGCATCGTCGACCCCAACGGCTGCATCGTTGCGCAGGCCGCAACGCTGAGCGACGAGGTGATCGTCGCCGACGTCGATCTCAACCTCTGCCGCCAGGGCAAGGACAAGATGTTCAATTTCGCCGCTCACCGGCGGCCGGAGCAATACAGGGTACTCACCGAGCGCGCCGGTGTCATCGAGCCCGCGGTTCTCGACGCTGACTGA
- a CDS encoding outer membrane protein yields MKNFLLTTVSIVALGAIASASGADLAAQPVQPLYSKAPQPVAAAIYDWSGLYVGVNGGLGSSSNCWDYNGRTPEGCHDATGITVGGQIGYRWQIGQIVLGVEGQGNWADLSGSNVSIAFGDVDQSKIDAFGTMTGQIGYALDTVLFYAKGGVAVASNTYRVNSAVTGAQFAGADSSPWGATVGAGIEVGFAPNWSVSVEYDHLFMRDADVNFVVAAGSLGGDRIRQDFDLVTARLNYKFGGPILLKY; encoded by the coding sequence ATGAAGAACTTCTTGCTTACGACTGTGAGCATTGTGGCGCTTGGCGCAATTGCGTCCGCATCCGGTGCAGACCTGGCTGCGCAGCCCGTCCAACCTCTCTACTCCAAAGCTCCGCAGCCTGTCGCGGCTGCAATTTACGACTGGAGCGGCCTCTACGTCGGTGTGAACGGCGGCTTGGGCTCAAGCTCGAATTGCTGGGACTACAATGGGCGCACCCCTGAGGGCTGTCACGATGCGACCGGCATTACCGTCGGCGGGCAGATCGGCTATCGATGGCAGATCGGCCAGATCGTGCTGGGCGTTGAAGGTCAGGGGAACTGGGCTGATCTGAGCGGATCCAACGTCAGCATTGCGTTCGGCGATGTCGACCAGAGCAAGATTGATGCGTTCGGTACGATGACTGGGCAGATCGGTTATGCGCTCGACACCGTACTGTTTTACGCCAAGGGCGGCGTCGCAGTGGCGAGCAACACGTATCGAGTCAACTCCGCAGTCACGGGCGCGCAGTTTGCGGGCGCTGATAGCAGCCCTTGGGGTGCTACTGTGGGCGCCGGGATCGAAGTCGGTTTCGCGCCGAACTGGTCGGTAAGCGTCGAGTACGACCACTTGTTCATGCGGGATGCCGACGTGAACTTTGTCGTGGCTGCTGGTTCGCTGGGCGGCGACCGCATCCGTCAGGATTTCGATCTTGTGACTGCGCGGCTCAACTATAAGTTCGGCGGCCCGATTCTGCTCAAATATTGA
- a CDS encoding outer membrane protein, whose amino-acid sequence MKNLLLMTVSTVALAAVAPAFSADLPTQPISPLYTTAPGPVAAAIYDWSAYYFGVNGGLSSGASCWEYLGSTPEGCHHPTGGTVGFQIGYRWQMGQIVLGVEGQGNWADLTGSNHSIAFADTTNQTKIDAFGLMTGQIGYAFGNNVLYGKGGAAVTSNIHQISSTVAGAGRKSDVLWGGALGVGFEHGLAPNWTVGFEYDHLFFQPRTEKFSGNIGGADRIREGLDLITVRVNYKFGGPILLK is encoded by the coding sequence ATGAAGAACTTGTTGCTTATGACAGTCAGTACCGTGGCGCTTGCTGCGGTGGCCCCCGCATTCAGTGCTGATCTGCCTACGCAACCCATCAGCCCTCTCTACACCACCGCTCCGGGACCTGTCGCGGCTGCAATCTACGATTGGAGTGCTTACTATTTTGGCGTGAACGGTGGTCTGAGCTCAGGCGCGAGTTGTTGGGAGTACCTTGGCAGCACGCCCGAGGGCTGTCATCATCCGACAGGCGGTACCGTGGGCTTCCAGATCGGCTATCGATGGCAGATGGGCCAGATCGTGCTGGGTGTTGAGGGCCAGGGCAACTGGGCTGATTTGACCGGCTCCAATCACAGCATCGCGTTTGCCGATACTACCAACCAGACTAAGATTGACGCGTTCGGTCTCATGACGGGGCAGATTGGTTATGCCTTCGGGAACAACGTACTTTATGGCAAAGGCGGCGCCGCAGTCACGAGCAACATCCATCAGATCAGCTCGACCGTGGCAGGAGCCGGTAGGAAAAGTGACGTTCTTTGGGGCGGTGCCTTGGGGGTCGGTTTCGAGCACGGCCTCGCACCGAACTGGACGGTGGGCTTCGAGTACGACCACCTGTTCTTCCAGCCCCGCACGGAGAAATTCAGCGGGAACATTGGTGGCGCCGATCGCATCCGCGAGGGTCTCGATCTTATCACGGTACGGGTCAACTATAAGTTTGGCGGTCCGATTCTCCTTAAATAA
- a CDS encoding IS5 family transposase: protein MRPPERRETGEQDLFRSRLDQIIDMKHPLVALGRTVDWSFLEERFGEVYTDDPGRPPLPTRLMAGLAILKHTYDLSDEVLCERWVENPYYQFFCGEEFFQHELVFDRSSLTRWRNRMGEERLQALLQESLSVATRTKAIKPSDLSRVIVDTTVQPKNVTFPTDAKLLNRAREKLVRLAQRHGVGLRQSYARVGKFALIRHQRYAHAKQFKRANRMLKKLRTYLGRVIRDIGRKTEGNSGLEAAFAKLLLLARRVHEQQQRQRGPKVYSLHAPEVECIGKGKAHRPYEFGVKVSVATTIGHAKGGQFVTHIKALPGNPYDGHTLETVIPDMEAMVGNTITRILADKGYRGHNAPPEYKFRVFLSGQKRGVTSQIERELRRRAAVEPVIGHLKAEHRMGRNYLWFRHGDATNAILAATGYNFRRLIRWLRILLWQILTAPLTEPAINPA from the coding sequence ATGCGGCCACCGGAACGGCGGGAAACGGGAGAGCAGGATCTGTTCCGCTCTCGGCTCGATCAGATCATTGACATGAAGCATCCGCTGGTGGCGCTGGGCCGCACGGTGGATTGGAGCTTCCTGGAGGAGCGGTTCGGCGAGGTCTACACCGATGATCCCGGCCGCCCGCCACTGCCGACGCGATTGATGGCGGGACTGGCGATCCTCAAGCATACCTACGACCTGTCTGACGAGGTGCTGTGTGAGCGCTGGGTCGAGAATCCCTATTACCAGTTCTTCTGCGGTGAGGAGTTCTTCCAGCACGAGTTGGTGTTCGATCGCTCGTCGCTGACGCGCTGGCGCAACCGCATGGGCGAGGAACGGCTGCAGGCGTTGTTGCAGGAGAGCCTGTCGGTTGCGACCAGGACCAAGGCGATCAAGCCGTCTGACTTGTCTCGGGTGATCGTCGACACCACGGTTCAGCCCAAGAACGTGACGTTCCCCACCGATGCGAAGCTTCTGAACCGGGCGCGCGAGAAGCTGGTACGGCTGGCGCAGCGTCACGGGGTAGGTTTACGCCAATCCTATGCGCGCGTGGGCAAGTTCGCCCTGATCCGGCATCAGCGCTATGCCCACGCCAAGCAGTTCAAGCGCGCCAACCGAATGCTGAAGAAGCTACGCACCTATCTGGGCCGTGTCATTCGCGACATCGGCCGCAAGACTGAGGGCAATAGCGGGCTCGAAGCTGCCTTCGCCAAGCTGCTATTGCTGGCGCGGCGCGTCCACGAGCAGCAGCAGCGTCAACGTGGGCCGAAGGTCTATTCCCTGCATGCACCGGAGGTCGAATGCATCGGCAAGGGCAAGGCCCATCGGCCTTACGAGTTCGGCGTCAAAGTCTCCGTCGCCACCACGATCGGCCACGCCAAGGGCGGCCAGTTCGTCACCCATATAAAGGCGTTGCCCGGCAATCCATATGATGGCCACACCCTGGAAACCGTCATCCCCGACATGGAGGCGATGGTCGGCAACACCATCACGCGCATTCTCGCTGACAAGGGCTACCGCGGCCACAACGCGCCGCCCGAGTACAAGTTCAGGGTCTTTCTCTCGGGGCAGAAGCGAGGCGTGACGTCGCAGATCGAGCGTGAGCTGCGCCGCAGGGCCGCCGTCGAACCCGTCATCGGCCACCTCAAAGCCGAGCATCGCATGGGCCGAAACTATCTCTGGTTCCGGCACGGGGACGCAACCAATGCCATCCTCGCCGCCACCGGCTACAACTTCCGCCGCCTGATCCGCTGGCTCAGGATTTTGTTGTGGCAAATCCTGACCGCACCCCTCACGGAGCCGGCGATCAATCCAGCCTGA
- a CDS encoding type 1 glutamine amidotransferase, protein MARITIIETGQVPQKYRERHGSFPDMFERMVRAEDPTATIDIVSIPNGDALPDPDKVEAILITGAAAGVYDGLDWIAPLENFVRKAYANKTPMVGVCFGHQLIAQALGGTVRKSEKGWGIGRHVYRVLPENGVVDGDAVAIAASHQDQVIEPPNGALTILSSDFTPHAGLLYANGTTLSVQPHPEFDVDFARVCCELRDGKAADDLVATAKASLAEPLDNAKLGGAITRFLARRKKT, encoded by the coding sequence ATGGCACGCATCACCATCATCGAGACGGGGCAGGTCCCGCAAAAATATCGTGAGCGCCACGGCTCTTTTCCGGACATGTTCGAGCGCATGGTCCGCGCCGAGGATCCCACGGCCACGATCGACATCGTCAGCATTCCGAATGGCGATGCGCTTCCCGACCCCGACAAGGTCGAGGCCATCCTGATCACCGGCGCGGCCGCCGGCGTCTATGACGGACTCGACTGGATCGCACCGCTGGAGAATTTCGTCCGCAAGGCTTACGCCAACAAGACGCCGATGGTCGGCGTCTGCTTCGGCCATCAACTGATCGCCCAGGCGCTCGGCGGCACCGTCCGCAAATCGGAGAAGGGCTGGGGCATCGGCCGGCACGTCTATCGGGTGCTGCCGGAGAACGGCGTCGTCGACGGCGACGCGGTCGCGATCGCCGCCTCACATCAGGACCAGGTGATCGAGCCGCCGAACGGCGCGCTGACGATTCTCTCCTCCGACTTCACCCCGCATGCCGGCCTGCTCTACGCCAATGGCACGACGCTATCGGTGCAGCCGCATCCGGAGTTCGACGTGGACTTTGCGCGGGTGTGCTGCGAGCTGCGCGACGGCAAAGCGGCAGATGATCTCGTTGCGACGGCGAAGGCGTCGCTGGCCGAGCCGCTGGACAATGCGAAGCTGGGTGGAGCGATCACGCGGTTTCTGGCGCGGCGCAAGAAAACCTAA
- the sbmA gene encoding peptide antibiotic transporter SbmA encodes MFVSFFPRPKLFFASSILWTALAMAFWYGFAGNLFQAPDKPVGLATFWSASALWFDLYFALTVTVFAAAWMLFAPHPWATWSILGSALILFTSYFQVQVSVAINSWYGPFYDMIQAALSKSAPVTVEQFYNELSTFAGIALVAVVVGVMTRFFVSHYIFRWRTAMNDFYVANWPRLRTIEGASQRVQEDTMRFASTMEGLGVNLISAVLTLLAFLPVLVRLSSNITELPLLGSIPYPLVFAAVIWSILGTGVLALIGIRLPGIEFFNQRVEAAYRKELVLGEDDGARANAPTLSVLFSDIRRNYFRLYLNFMYFNIGRIVYLQTDVIFPYLLLAPTIIAGKITLGAMNQILNAFTQVRTSFQYLVNSWSTIVELISIYQRLRSFESKLHGEPLPSIETYKEASHMIPIAVEELTDT; translated from the coding sequence ATGTTCGTTTCATTCTTCCCTCGACCAAAGTTGTTCTTTGCGTCGTCAATTCTTTGGACGGCGTTGGCGATGGCGTTTTGGTATGGATTTGCCGGCAATCTCTTTCAAGCCCCGGACAAGCCGGTCGGGCTTGCGACGTTCTGGTCGGCCTCGGCGCTGTGGTTTGATCTCTATTTTGCGCTGACCGTCACGGTGTTCGCGGCGGCATGGATGTTATTTGCCCCCCATCCCTGGGCGACGTGGTCCATTCTTGGCTCCGCGCTGATTCTGTTCACCTCTTACTTTCAGGTCCAGGTCTCGGTCGCGATCAACAGCTGGTATGGACCGTTCTACGACATGATCCAGGCTGCGCTTTCGAAGTCGGCGCCGGTCACGGTTGAGCAGTTCTACAACGAATTGTCGACCTTTGCCGGCATCGCGCTCGTGGCCGTCGTGGTCGGCGTGATGACACGATTTTTCGTCAGCCACTACATCTTCCGCTGGCGCACGGCGATGAACGATTTCTATGTCGCCAACTGGCCACGGCTGCGCACGATAGAAGGCGCCTCCCAGCGTGTCCAGGAAGACACCATGCGTTTTGCCAGCACCATGGAAGGTCTGGGCGTCAATCTCATCAGCGCGGTGCTGACGCTCTTGGCCTTCCTGCCGGTTCTGGTGAGGCTGTCCAGTAACATCACGGAGCTGCCTCTGCTCGGCTCGATTCCTTATCCGCTGGTGTTCGCCGCAGTCATCTGGTCGATCCTGGGCACCGGCGTTCTCGCGCTTATCGGCATCCGTCTGCCCGGAATCGAATTTTTCAACCAGCGGGTCGAAGCGGCCTATCGCAAGGAGCTGGTGCTCGGCGAGGATGATGGGGCGCGTGCCAATGCTCCGACATTAAGCGTGCTGTTTAGCGACATTCGCAGGAATTACTTCCGGCTCTATCTGAACTTCATGTACTTCAATATCGGCCGGATCGTCTATTTGCAGACTGACGTCATATTTCCTTACCTCCTGCTCGCGCCCACGATCATCGCAGGCAAGATCACCCTCGGCGCGATGAATCAAATCCTCAACGCATTCACGCAAGTGCGAACCTCGTTTCAGTATCTCGTCAACTCGTGGAGCACGATTGTCGAACTGATCTCGATCTATCAGCGGCTGCGGAGCTTTGAATCAAAGCTCCACGGGGAGCCACTGCCGTCGATCGAGACATATAAGGAAGCAAGCCACATGATTCCTATAGCTGTAGAGGAGTTGACGGACACCTGA